DNA sequence from the Nicotiana tomentosiformis chromosome 3, ASM39032v3, whole genome shotgun sequence genome:
GAACATATTTCGCATGAAATGCTTTCATGAAGTCATCTCAAGTAAGCACCGGAGGTTTTGCTGTTGCATTTGTCACACTTACCCACCAATCATAGGCATACTTTTATAAAAGAGAcatagcatacttaaatttggcAGCATTAATACACTCCAGTTGTTCAAAGACCCTTTCCATGCGCTCGAGCCATTGTTCAGCTACCGTGGGATCAGTAGTGATTTCAAATTCAACTCCACCCATTTTCCTCATCTTCTCAAAATTCATTTCACTAGGTTCTGACATTGTCCCAGCCAAGTGACGAAAAAACTCAGTCATCTGCTGAAATGGATGAGTCATAATAGGAATACTATGACACATTGCTCTTGGATTACTGCCCACTTCATTTTCACTAACACGATGATGATTTAGGTTAGGTAAGGGTTCCTCATCTCCTTCCTGAAGGTGAGGTGGAGCATTATAATGGGCCTGACTTTCATCAACGGATTCAATAGCTTTATTCGAAGAGGAAGCCATATTAAAACTCCTATAAAAGATAAGATCACACTGCAGCAGGGACATGTACATAATTCATATGCACAAGGAATACAACAAATTATATTAAGCAAGTATGCAAAAATTTATAATCTTCGAGTCATTTTCAAGAAAGGAAATAACAACAAATACTAGGTACGATCACAACAAAAATCATAGATTCacaaacctaggctctgataccaaaactTGTAGCAACccccttgggggggggggggagggtgctACTTAAgaaacaaatctaatttactacttacaaAATTAAGAAGATATTAATCCAAAAAGACATTCAGAATAATTTAATAACGGAAATAGGCCCATGCGATAAAGGTTCAAAGTTCaatattttgtttttgaaaatacacttcatattttaaaaataaacaaaatacaatgtcaaaatatcaacataaggtgatataacccttcttgaataatcaaTACGTTAAGCAACTtcctaacaaaattatacttttCGTTCAACATCACTGCCTATTCATATTGTACATAAACTTCAAACAAGCGAGTAAAAAAAACTAGTCTTCTCCTTTGTATATTTTTACAAGACAAAGTGTAAATTCAGTATATTACAAGACTTGAGTATATTACAAGACTTGAGTAAAAAACAGCAAAACAAGTTACCAAATTCAAGTTACGAGATTTTGGTCTTAAGACAAACCAGGTTTTGGGCAACACGTGCCTTGTACTTCATCACCCATTTTCGGGTAAATAAAAGACAAACCAGGTTTTGGTGCCTCAATAAGAGTTATAGATCTATGAAATATATTTCCAGAAAAGCTTGGATCGCTTAAAATAGATTCCTATATAAGAAGATACAAAGAACACACTAATAGTTGTCTAGTGTAAAAACGGGTTTAGTAACTTATCATaaaagagaggagcaacttgagcttcaccaagaacGAGTTTTGCTGGTTGGTTTAGTGAAAATTTCTTATGGTTAGCATGAGGTATTTCAGATGATAAGAAGGGAAGAGGTTAGGGGTTTTCTTTGACATGAAAGAATGAATTATGAGAGGAGGTCCTTAAGAATAGATGAGGATGAGCAAAAGGTGGCTGCCCAACTTTTCTTCTTTGGATAAATACAAAAAGGGTGGCAGCCCAAAACCTTAAATatctaatttatttaatagcaattcatcaaaataatattaagtgttacaCATAGCAACACCATGGAACTTCTTTGTCAATATTAACAAAACttaaagaaagtattttttttatatattgtcAAATTCACGTATAGGAAGTACGACGTAAAATCTATCttcattataaagatgctcaatcGAGAATGCAAATATTAGTTAAAACTTTGGAGTGTTACAACTCTTTCCTTTCCATTCGGCCAGCGAAGGAGGACCCTCAGCCGGTCGCGAAGCCGATGGCTCATCTTGCCGCAAAATATCAGGGACTCTCGTCGATGGCCCTTCAGCTTCCATCGTGGCTTCGGGAAGGGACACACCCTCTGCGGCCTCAACCGATGGTGGAATCTCGGACGACAACTCAACGTCATCTCCAAGCACTATTATCGTCGTCTCACGAATGACAAAGTCGCCCCTTGCTGAATCCACAGCTATGGCGATCCCGTCACCGACGTCAACCGACTTTCTATTATGGGAAACTAAATTCCCACCGCTCGGCGATGACTCTTCCTCCTCATCCACTAGACAATACAAAGGGGAAGCCGGAAGCTCTACTGCCGATATGTCTGCAGGCGGAGAAGAAACTGATGCTGAGGTAGCAGCAGGTGGGGCCGATGACTGAGCAGACCTGGTCGCGGTGGAAGAAGGAACAAAAGTAGATGACCGGGTAGGCCTAGCCGCGGTCACGATGAGAATAGACTCCGAAGAAGAATCAACTCTCCTCTTACGAAACGCAGGAGGAGGAGCCCTTGGCCTCCTCGAAAATCCTCAAACTGAAAAGAAATTAAGTTTATCACTACCAAGAATAAAACTGCAACAAGTAAATGACCACGAGGTCGAGATGGCAAAAAATTGTACAGATGAACTCACCGGCCAAGGAAGAAGCAGGTCCGAACTTCTTGAGAAAGCCCGGCCATTCACGAATCCCCGCAATGTGAGGCAGAACCCGACCAACCCAGCTTGAAATATCCCCAACCAAAGGAGGGGGCATAGTCTTGGCTGTACGAAGAAGGGACAAAATGTTAGAATCGACAACCAAAATAAATCAAGTGCTTTAACAAAAAACATAGATACTTACGAGTGTAATTCCAAATCTCAGGGAAGCCGTCCATGTTTGGCACCACGTCTTCGGTTCTGACAAAAAAGTAGTTGAGCCAGAACTGACGATTTGCCTTGTCGTCAATCTTCACCACTATGCATTTACTTCCTCGATGACGAAGGTGCAATATCGTCCCCCTGTAGAATCTAGGGGCAAAGAGATGCGCCAGATGGCGGAGTGAGACCTCGACCCCGGCCAATTCCACAAAATTTGTGAGCATCCTAATAAGCTTGTAGATGTATGGGGAGAGTTGGGCCGGGCAAACACCATAGTAGCGGCAAAATTCCTCCTCCAACGGGAGAAGGGGAAGAGTATAGCTAACATGGAAAGGGTATGCATAGAACGCACAATACCCAGGGCGGTGAATTTGTATCATATCGCGCCCTGCTGTGACTAGATCGATGTAGGCAGGAATGTTGAATTTTTTCCTAAGCTCAGTCAGATCAACCTGTTTCATCGCTGACTCCGAAATCTCGAGCTCGCCTTCAGGCGCCTTCGAAAAGTCAGACCTTACTTTCTCACTACGGGGAATTATTTCTTCCACCATGGAAAAATTCTCGTCTTCAACGACAACAGAGACGCCATCAGCGCGAGGGGGCATAAGCACTGCCAAGGGGCAGGGCCAATTCTCGCACCAGAACCAGAGGATACATTAaccatatttctttttcttgaaaGGGGATATTCAGGCAAGGAAGTATGAAAGGTAATGAGAATCGCTAAGACCAGTAGGGAAGATATTCAGcaggggaagaagaagaagaaggcacaAGGTTCTTTATGAAAAAAATAAGGAGCAAACGAACGTCGTTGCACCTCTCTTTATAAGGATTCACGCACCAAAACCAAGAGACTATGCATCATTACCTGGCACTGGAGTCGAAACGGCATCCCCCAACTAACAGTCGCATGGGAAACGACGTGGAGCATCGAAAAAATGCGCCATAATGACGCATGACGTCGTGACGTCATTTTGGTACAGAAGCGACACAACCCCAAAAGCTGCAGTTCACGAAAGGTCACGATGTCATCTCGTCTGAAATGTCACTGCTCGACTTTCTCGCCCAAATTTTGCCAACCGCAGTAAATAGAATCCGCTCATTAAGGTCGCCTGAGGCCGGCCTTAATAAGCGGatggactaactgtataggtcgAAATCCGCCTTAGTACTTGGGATTAAGCAGTATTGAGAAAGGAGTCGGCCGAGGTCGACTAGGAAATGACAAATCCATGGTCAAGATGCGGAAGATGGTCGATGTCAAGCGTCGTTAACAgagctgtaacggctagtttATTGGGGCatgatattaaagagaatattctattgAATATTCTTTGTACCTGTACTATTAGAGTTTATTGGGagtatgtcccatataaataggaaAAAAGATAATGAATAGAGGCATATGATATTCATTGTGATAAGAGTAGACTTTACAAAatattctctccctcttaaaaagATACAAAGAACACAttttttatcaagattcttgttTACATTATCTtgcacttttccatcagatccgagaagaTTTCGAATGTTCTAAGATTTGTCTGTCACTCATAATTATAAGGAGGAATAATCACCTAGCTCATTATTTATTTGGCGAATCACCTCCTTTTTACtcaaatgtcatttattgctatttattatgAGTCCTTCTTCCATTATTGCAtatattttatgattatttaaTGCTTGTTATTATCAACCCCTGCTGGATCTGTCATATATTTTATGACTATTTAATGCTTGTTATTATCAGTCCCTACTGGATCTGTTCCACCTCGCACACACTTTCAAAACTCGCATTTAgagatattatcattaactaggtttaacccattattacataaaatataataattttagccgaaaattataatttttggtCGAACAACAAGGTAACACTTTGTTTCCCAATACTCTGCGACTGTGTCAAGCTCGCTTTAAGGTACTTTTCTtataaaccaaaaaaaaaaggaataatgGTGCCTAAAATAATATTTCCCTTGATCCTATTTGATCGGGCacatattttaaagaaaataaaaaagtatGTTATCAcgtatattttgtgtggctatagattaaataaattatttttaaataagtaaaagtttaattttttttttgcacTGATTAAAATAGAAAAAGGTTAAGATTGATTATTAAAAGTTGAAGTTGCGTTTGCTTTTAACCAACGAGGGTTTGTGCGGTATGAGGTTCCATAAGTTCAAGGCTGACGTTAAAGATTCCAGAGAAATGCAGAGGTGTGTTTGTTTTAGTCAATTTGTTCATTGATATAGAGAAATGACAGAAATAGAGTACTTCTAAACTTAAAGGGcctatttatttgtttatttgcAAATGTAAACATATGAATGGCTATTCTATTCCCGGGATCTCCATCAATTTGGTAAAACCTGTGTGCTTAATTGTTGGAATTCCGGTCACTTATTGGTTAAAAGCATGGTGTTGGAAATACTGGACATATGGGATATAGATGTAGCTGTTCTTGTTTATatgctcttcttctttttttcctttctaCCTTATTGCTGAGATGTTAAAACAATTAAATAAGTCTTTTTACCGTAAATTTTCTAGTCTCCTTTTAGGCGAGGTCAACATTTTTGAAGACACTGGTTTTGGCCTTTTGTTTTCTCATTaatgttttaaaaatattaatgctTGTACTGGTGCTTTGTTCATATTTTCATTTACATGAATCACCTATCATATTTCTAGATTGCTTGCGACAAATTCCAGATTAGGTCCATTTCTGTAATCACAGTTTCCTCAGAAAACAGAATCTGTAGCAACTCTCAAAGAAATGGTTGGTTGGACAAGGCTAATAAAAGACGCGAAGGAGCCATTATATCAGGTTCCACTGCAATTCAACCAGTCTGGCATGTTCTGACTGTATTATGTTTTGAGCAATTAAATAACATACTACTATTGTCTTTGTGTTTTGTTGCCCTGGATTGTGTCTGTATAGGAGAGTGAAAAACGAAAGAATGTATAAAGCATCCGTGTTAATTTATTCAGAGTATCTAAAGGATACACAGCATCAAACCTGGATACAGACTGAAAATTTGAACGACTCTTTCTTTTCGTTTATCGCTTATGTGTACTCAAATCTCTGTGGAGAAGAGATACATATAAACAGGTTTTCATACGTTTTCTGCAAATACTAACTAGTGTGATACTTAAGCTATGTTTATCCACTGTATCGAGAAAAAGGCAGACTCATTATGTTTTATGTATTGTCAGTTTTTGTCAAATTATTCCACACTTTGGAGCCTAACAAGTCTTGAATACACACTGTCAAGCTCTGCCATCAGGGTTGAGTGGCTGCCCTTTTCCACAAGCTTACCTTTGTCCATAACAACTATAGTATCTGAATTTATTATTGTCGAAAGCCTGTGTGCTACTGTTATCTGAGTCACTTTTGTGCCTCCATAGTTGTTCAGCTTCATTGATTCCAATGCACTTACCACTGCTCTTTCGGACTCGGTATCTAAGGCACTTGTTGCTTCATCCAACAGCATTATTGCTGGTCTTTTGAGTAACGCCCTCGCTATGGCTATCCGCTGTTTTTGTCCTCCAGAAAGTTGAGAGCCCTTTTCCCCAAGAACAGTATCATATCCATTGGGCAAGTTACTTATAAACTCATGTATGTTTGCTTCTCTTGACACTTCTATTATCTCAGCTTCAGATGCTTTTTCACTTCCGTAACGGATATTGTCCCTAATTGAGCAGCTAAACAGAAGTGGCTCCTGTTGCACCAGTCCAATCTGTACCCTTAACTTCCTAAGATTGTAACCTCTTATATCCTTGCTATCAATCAGAACTTTTCCCTCATTCACATCATAGAATCTAAGTAATAGGGCCAAGATTGAAGATTTTCCTGCTCCACTAGGCCCCACTATTGCCATCTTAACTCCAGCTTCAATTTGCATACTGAAGTTGTTTAGTACCATTACTTCTGGCCTTGACGAATAACGAAACTTGACATTTTGGAACTCGATTTCCCCTTTGATGTTTTCAGTTGATGCATTGTCTGGCATGTCTGGTACAATTTCTGTGCACCAATCAAGGCTCTCGAACACAGGTTTTAGAACACCGATGGCTGATAAAACAGTGGGTATGAGTGTCCATAGTTCTGTAATTGAGGGTACTGTTAGGGAAAATATCTGGTATGACCTTATGCCATCTTCAAAGCTGGCTTGGTTCTTGTTGACCAGAACTGTTGTGTACCATAAGGCCACTGCATGTGCAATGTTCCATAAGCAAAGAGAGATCCCTTGTATGATTCCGTACTTGATGCTCTCTGTCCTCCCTTTCCTCAATGGTCTCTTTAAACACAGTTTGGCCTTCTCAAGTATCTGTGTTTCGTAGCAGAATGCTGCAACAGTCTTTATATTCATTGTAGATTCAGAAGCTAGGGAAACAAGTTCTGAGTGTGCAACAGCGCTATCGCTAGAGAAACCTTTAGCTGACTTTGCTTGAACCATCCCACCTATAAAATGGCATGGCTTTACAGCCCAAGCCACTAAACCCATTCTCCAGTTAACTTTCATGCTGACAGTTGTTGCTATCAGTATAGAGGAGATGCACTGGACAATGACAGACATGCGATCAGCTATTATCGCTTTGACTGTAGATGTTTCATTGACTATCCTGGAGGTAAGTGATCCAGTACTGTTTTCGGGCTTTTCAAACCATGCTAATTCATTTCGTAGTGCGGCtgcaaaaataatttttggaatgTCATAAAAAGTTGATGTAGGAGGACGCAATAAGAAGCAGAGAGATTGATTGATCTGATCCGGAGGAATCACTGTAACTACCTACCGGTGTACAGCGCTCGCCTGAGGTTTGTCATGGCCTTCTCTCCAGCTACTCCGAATAAGTAATGTTGCAAAGTGTGGGCAAACAAAGAAAGCAGTCCTATTGAGGTAAATATTGCTGAATACCGAGCTACTTTCTCCTTTGAATCAGGATTGTAATATGCCACTCCTATTGTAATGACGTAGAATCCAAAAACAGGTTTAGAGATtcctgcaaaagctgctgcaaaagAGCCAATAGCAGTCTTTATGATCTCTCTCTTATTCAAGCCAAACCAGATTCTGAAGAATATACGTGTTTCTTTTTTGCCTTTCTGCTCCTTCTCACGGCGTTGTTTAAACTCTTTATGGAGTTCCCTTGGCTCATCAGGCTGCTGATGGTCCTGAGGCGCATTGTCTTTTTGGATAAATTCAGTTTTCTCATTTGTAGCTTCCATTCTGTCAAttataaaatatttcattttaAATCCATCAAATACTTATGTTTATCTTATAACGGAAAATATTCCATTGAGTTGAATGTGACCTGGTCTGACAATCTTGGCCAATGTTCTGCATGCTAAACAAGGCATTGTAGAATTTACTGGTATTTAATAGGTTATGATGGGTTCCTGTCTCTGTTACTTTTCCATTCTGAACAACAGCTATTATATCTGCACTAACGATAGTTGACATTCTGTGTGCAATTAAGATGACCGTTCTTCCTTGCATGGCTGTGTCGAGTGCTTCTTGAACTTGTTTCTCTGATTCTGTATCAAGTGCACTGGTGGCCTCATCAAGCAGAAGAATTGGAGGGTTCTTTAATATTGCTCTTGCTATTGCAATTCTCTGTTTCTGTCCACCTGATAACTGGAGGCCCCTTTGTCCTACCTAGAATGCGAATATGTGACATGAAAGCTAAGTTATCATGTCTTAGTTTTTCATGAAAGTTGTGGTTAAGAAATCAAAGGTTATTGTGAATGTACTCAGAAATCCTGCTTCGCAGCAACTTTTCATTTGACTTATGCCAGAGTGAAGGATGTCGGTGAAAGGTATATATGTATTATACGGTGATGTAGCAGCTTCTGCAGCCCCTCCGTTTATAGTGTGTTTTGTGCATATTTGTGACATTCTTTTTCCATGCTTTTCCAATTTGTTTGTCTTAGTAACAGTGATTTCTTTGGATATTCTTATGGTGTTAGTGGAGACttaaattagtattttcaacACCCATGTCAATGTGATTTATCTGTCAGACTGGTGCAGGATGGAAAAGGGGTAAAGAAGAAGCTTTGATGACATCTGGAAGTACTTCTCATTCAGGATACTACTGTTCATGCAGTCTCTACTTGAATATTGTCTGAGTAATTTCAGATAGCGATTAGTTTTTTAAGTAATTAATTGTTGATATCCTAGTTGTTTTAGTATCTTTATAATTTCGTTAACTTTAAGTAGCTTCTTTTATGACAAGTATCTGAGTTGTAGGATTATTAGGTCTTCATTTCCTATATCAGTAATTAACAACTCACTGTTGTTGTTTTGTTCGTCgtcattattgttgttatttcatAATTGACCTCTAACTTCTGAGAATAACTTTAGGGGGTTTGCTTATATAGAAACATTCTATTGATTTTCCTTTACTCCTAAAGTGTAAGCTCGAacttttttttgatgaagtaaaaGATATTATAAaaagcatcaagaagatgcaaaagAGCACTGTCCAGGTGCTAATACAaaagatgatattgtattgattgacgagacacgAGACAGTGTGAatgcgcaattagaggtatggaggcaaaccctggaatctaaaggtttcaagttgagcaggaccaagacagaatacttggagtgtaagttcagtggcgagactctaggaggggaaggggaggtgaggctggactcgcaggtcatccctaggagagggagttttaagtacctcaggtctattattcagggggatggggagattgatgaagatgtcgcacatcgtattggggcgggatggatgaaatggagactcgcttccggtgttttgtgtgacaagaaggtgccacagaaaattaagggtaagttctacagagtggtggtcagaccaacgatgttgtatagggctgagtgttggccagtcaagattgctcatgtccaaaagatgaaggtagcagagatgaggatgttgagatggatgtgcgggcacaccaggttagataggatcagaaatgaggttattcgcgataaggtgggtgtggcctctattgaggacaagatgcgggaagcgcggctttggtggtttggtcatgtgaggaggaggagcacagacgccccagtgaggaggtgtgagaggttgacattggagggcctatggagaggtagaggtaggccaaagaagaggtggggagaggtgattaggcaagacatggcgcagcttcaaggattcttgataggaaggtatggaggtcgaggattatggtagtagagtaggtagtgtaGAGTGTTcgtaacagtagtattggcacacaGTCTcgttttctgttggtaggaagtttttatgactaaccgttgttttctttcattgttgatcacctcaCTGTCTTATTGTTTTATTCTTCTGTtgtatggctttttggtactgtctaTTCTTgcctatattttcattaatgcgGTACTTATACtatcctgagccgagggtctattggaaacaacctctttatcctcacaaggtaggggtaaggtctgcgtacacactaccctccttagACCTCACGGTgggggataatactgggtatgttgttgttgttgtacagaTGGTCTTATGCTAGTGTTAGGGagctaacaaaatccaaaaataattgCACAGTTCATTACTTGTTGGTTACTCCAATTGATGGAACTCTTTTTAATTAGTTATCGGTTGTTCCAACTAACTGAGGATTCTCTCTGGATGTGACTTTGAGCTATCACAGTATAAAAAGTAATGCAAATATCATTAGCATGGGATAAAAGAGGCTAGGTGCTAGATTTCACCAAGTCTGGTATGAAATTTTGCTATATTAGTTTTGGGAAGTTATAATTTTTTGTTCCAATAGTGCAGGTTTAAGACCATTCCTAATTGGaaagatttttgtttttgttcAATTTCATTTTGAATCTCAGATGTTCTACAAAAAACAATTGGCCTTTTGGTGTTTCACAGTTTCTGAAATGCCTCAGCTTTAACTCCTTAGAAAATCTACTGGTTATGAACAAGCATGTAATTTTAAGCCAGTCTTCTTCTTTCTTCAACAATATCTCTTTTCCGGTGACTTTGACCGTATTATCTCCATATCCAAAGAATGAAAATTGAATGATGTGTGTGAGGGGCACTGGTCTGACCTCTGTATGATATTGATGAGGGAGCTGTTGTATAAAAGAATGCGCATTTGCCAAGGATGCTGCTCTTTCAATCTCCTCGTCATCTGCATCCAATTTTCCTATCCTGATGTTGTCCTTAATGCTGCCCGCAAATAGTGATGGCTCCTGGGAAACTAGTCCGATATTTCTCCTCAGAAACTTTAAGTCAAGATCCTTGATGTTATGGTTGTCAAGGAGAATATCACCTGAATGTTTTCGTACTGAGTTAGTGTTCTAACATTCATATATAAATCAGGCAACTTTATCTGACTATGGAGATTATGTACATTAAGAAGCTTCTAGACATTTACATGTGAGCGGTAAGTGTTGCTTTAGTCCGCGAGGATGAAGGTACACAATCttctatttattatgtaagtaaaatttttacgggagcagaaactcgctacccacatatggaaaaattggccttagccctcgtagtcgccgctcgaaagctaaggccttatttccaatgtTACCTGATAGATATGATGACCATTTTTCCCCTGCGAAATATTCTTCATAAACTTGAACTCCCGGGTAAGCTGgacaaatgggtcgtcgaaataAGCAAaattgacatagaatataaaccaaggactgtgATTAAGTCACAAGTTCTGGCCGACTTTGTcgccgatttcagtccgggacaTTTACCTTTGGCTACTAAAGAAGCAGTAATGGTGTCAGAGTCAACATCAgaagtttggaccttgttcacagACGGAGTTAtcaatgtgaaggggtccgggttcGGCATATTATTAACCACGCCCTccggagaaaccctaaggcaggccaCTACTGCTAGTAGATTGTTTTAGAGCTCATTTAACTTCATACATCTATTTACATGTTTTAATGGTTTATGCAGAAATCGAGTTGCTAATTCAATCAGCCAACTATTTGCTAGCTAGTTCTCATTCAAGTTTAGCTGTGTCTTTGATACTTATGCTTGCAGAGATGCAAATATGGGCACCTTAAGGTTAAAAGATGAGACTGGACCATAAATAGCTGCGCGAGCATTGTACCTTCTCTCCAATTGCATCCTGTATGAGTGACATGTGGCTGCTTATTCCAGTGATTATTTTCCCCACTATTTAGATCCGTATCAAATGCTCCAATCTCCTGTTTGAGAACAGCACTCAGAAATTCCAGTCTTATACGCGCTACTTGTCTTTGACTAGCATACATCCAGCATCCTATCTCTGCATCATATACATGTGAACTTAAGTTCTTAACTTTAGCATACATCAGTTTCTACACTCCAAATGCCGTAAAATATTCTTTGTTTCGTGTGGTTTCTATAGAAATTATTTAACCTTTTCCTAGCTCTTTTATGTTTTGTTTGATTAATAGCCTGCTGTTATCAGCATCTGTGTTTgtacatgtgtgtgtgtgtgtgagagagagagagagagacacatTGGCAAAGAGCTGTTTTTAGCCTTGGTAGTCAAAATGTTGGTAACTGTAAGAAAATTACCTAGTATTCCAGCAGGGAAGGTGGCAAATGCCATATACCAGACTAATGGAATGACCTGCAATAATAAAACATAGAAAAATAGTTAAGAACCTTTCTGAAGCTAACAGTTTAATTTATGATTTTCGAGATGAACCCTTAACTTTTTAGCTTTGACCTGAATTTATTTGTGTAAAATCACTGAAATTGTTGAAAATATTGAACTATGAACCCATAACTCAAACAAAGGTGATGGGTGTAGTGGTTGAAACCCGATATCAGAACCCATAAAATTAAAATCCTGGATTTTGCCTCCGATCGGCAGCCCTTTTTGAGGGCTTTGACCATGGCGGCAGTGTCATTGATGTTGTTTCCAAATGCGTCAAGGGCTTTGCCGAGCAGCATATAGATGACAGGTTGGGCAAGGCCATGCACTATGGATCCCAACGTGCATAAAGCCATTAGTGTCCAGTCCACTGCATCTGCTCTGCTTAGTAATTTGTGAAATGGCAGAGTATAGTCTTTACTCTCATCTCTCTTCTCATATTCATCCTTCTTTGCTTGTTTAGTTTGAGGTGCCATCTTTTCTGCCATTGCCATGCAGATGTATTAACTACTTGATATTTATATGCATGTGTTAGTAAGCTGTACAAACATCTCGTTAGTCACGTCCAAAAGGAATAGTAAGAAATTGACACAAAAAATCAAATGAGAGATTT
Encoded proteins:
- the LOC138908196 gene encoding ABC transporter B family member 14-like, whose amino-acid sequence is MPNPDPFTLITPSVNKVQTSDVDSDTITASLVAKGDILLDNHNIKDLDLKFLRRNIGLVSQEPSLFAGSIKDNIRIGKLDADDEEIERAASLANAHSFIQQLPHQYHTEVGQRGLQLSGGQKQRIAIARAILKNPPILLLDEATSALDTESEKQVQEALDTAMQGRTVILIAHRMSTIVSADIIAVVQNGKVTETGTHHNLLNTSKFYNALFSMQNIGQDCQTRMEATNEKTEFIQKDNAPQDHQQPDEPRELHKEFKQRREKEQKGKKETRIFFRIWFGLNKREIIKTAIGSFAAAFAGISKPVFGFYVITIGVAYYNPDSKEKVARYSAIFTSIGLLSLFAHTLQHYLFGVAGEKAMTNLRRALYTAALRNELAWFEKPENSTGSLTSRIVNETSTVKAIIADRMSVIVQCISSILIATTVSMKVNWRMGLVAWAVKPCHFIGGMVQAKSAKGFSSDSAVAHSELVSLASESTMNIKTVAAFCYETQILEKAKLCLKRPLRKGRTESIKYGIIQGISLCLWNIAHAVALWYTTVLVNKNQASFEDGIRSYQIFSLTVPSITELWTLIPTVLSAIGVLKPVFESLDWCTEIVPDMPDNASTENIKGEIEFQNVKFRYSSRPEVMVLNNFSMQIEAGVKMAIVGPSGAGKSSILALLLRFYDVNEGKVLIDSKDIRGYNLRKLRVQIGLVQQEPLLFSCSIRDNIRYGSEKASEAEIIEVSREANIHEFISNLPNGYDTVLGEKGSQLSGGQKQRIAIARALLKRPAIMLLDEATSALDTESERAVVSALESMKLNNYGGTKVTQITVAHRLSTIINSDTIVVMDKGKLVEKGSHSTLMAELDSVYSRLVRLQSVE